A section of the Alligator mississippiensis isolate rAllMis1 chromosome 8, rAllMis1, whole genome shotgun sequence genome encodes:
- the LOC106737022 gene encoding synaptotagmin-like protein 2: MLDLSFLTEEEYEKLMKVLQRDAELKKKDSDRVRRLQGSIHDEKKKKFVTGEWFYEVKAKRFQEELEGPDLLRASIRRKKGKLENEANKDICEELEGNAASLPSEARCPSSPELPPDLGDERSNPAGFDSSKGCSSSPKPKPGLSKLPSTSEKTSSINDMSPARSNTRINPFLTTAENLQLVKKSHERSSMSARFSEDLVQPNYSASMDVPDLVTGIPAKPKSPAEETNIFSKIPVKRRPSKGKPSSELSLNNTEQSEGSLAKREKLKSSKPPSLEEENNRTLKQGANYTISSMSNKEEDIGLDREHFKNLKDFWEKGAESLVAENTLESNLVESNGRQFKLTRSLSVQSNQSQNGEEKANIPTKTRIPYKRTVTISSSEDEPSYVAPPRKGSASSVPRSTYGKSKGAVVTKNNSLSESNGRQSAPEEERKAQRSWKRSRLPVRVPSIKIQSPTAESLGSLFEPETPADEYIMPEESKRKVDSLAARIQILIDPVCSDDKDDGERDERSNLVIQDNEETNGEVLEEKTYEPSNHLTHDEPAREKEIIQGTDSAVYSEEDADPSPVAKALARANSINLAKSMVNIYTTTETYNKPPVITQQLLEPERAKELSRSTPVLLSETESDTASEISFQFNRHKKTPSIGSHSSDMASVSSVSGSVLSVYSGDFGSVDAQGMVQFALDYDEKNREFQIFVSQCQDLAVVDDKKGRSDPYVKTYLLPDKARMGKRKTSVKKRTVNPIYNEVLRYKIEKMVLLIQKLNLSVWHNDPLGRNSFLGEIEIDLASWDWSNKKLNWYTLKPRSLSASNGVDHRGVMNLSIKYVPPGSLAGTKNPPSGEVHIWVKDAKDLPQLRPSGVDSFVKCYVLPDTSKKSYQKTRVIKRDTNPLFNHTIVYDGFHTEDLKDACVELTVWDHEKLTNHFLGGIRLGLGTGSSYGIPVDWMDSTQEEVAFWQEMMSASNEWIEGSLPLRSLAGRRKLK, translated from the exons ATGTTGGACCTAAGCTTTCTGACAGAGGAGGAATATGAGAAGCTCATGAAGGTGCTGCAGAGAGATGCAGAGCTGAAGAAAAAGGACAGTGATCGTGTCAG ACGATTGCAAGGCTCTATCCATgatgagaagaagaagaagttTGTGACGGGTGAATGGTTTTATGAAGTGAAGGCAAAGCGTTTTCAAGAGGAGCTAGAGGGGCCAGATCTGCTTCGAGCATCAATTAGAAGGAAAAAGGGCAAACTAGAAA ATGAGGCTAATAAAGACATCTGCGAGGAACTGGAAGGCAAtgcagcttccctgccatcaGAAGCAAGGTGTCCTTCCTCCCCTGAACTCCCCCCAGATTTGGGGGACGAGAG ATCTAATCCAGCTGGTTTTGATTCTTCAAAGGGATGTAGCAGCTCACCAAAGCCCAAGCCAGGACTCTCCAAGCTTCCATCCACGTCGGAAAAG acatCCAGTATAAACGATATGTCACCAGCAAGGAGCAACACTAGAATAAATCCGTTCTTGACTACAGCAGAGAACCTGCagctggttaaaaaaa GTCATGAAAGGTCTTCAATGTctgccagattttcagaagatcTAGTTCAACCCAATTACTCTGCTAGCATGGATGTTCCTGATTTGGTCACTGGCATTCCAGCCAAACCAAAAAGTCCAGCTGAAGAAACTAATATTTTCAGCAAAATACCAGTCAAAAGGAGACCAAGCAAAGGGAAACCCAGTTCAGAGCTGTCTCTGAATAACACGGAGCAGTCTGAGGGCAGCCTTGCCAAGAGAGAGAAACTCAAGAGCTCAAAACCTCCCTCTCTAGAAGAGGAAAACAACCGAACTCTGAAGCAAGGAGCCAACTATACCATTTCTTCCATGAGCAATAAAGAGGAGGACATTGGCCTTGACCGTGAACATTTCAAGAACTTGAAGGACTTTTGGGAGAAAGGAGCGGAGTCCTTGGTAGCAGAAAACACTTTGGAATCCAACTTGGTGGAGTCAAATGGGAGACAGTTCAAGCTGACTCGCTCACTCTCTGTACAGTCTAATCAAAGCCAAAATGGAGAAGAAAAGGCCAATATCCCCACAAAAACCAGAATTCCTTACAAGAGAACTGTCACCATATCTTCTAGTGAAGATGAACCAAGCTATGTAGCCCCTCCAAGGAAGGGGTCAGCCTCCTCTGTGCCCAGATCCACATATGGCAAAAGCAAAGGTGCAGTGGTTACTAAAAATAATTCCCTGAGTGAAAGCAATGGGAGGCAGTCAGCCccagaggaggagaggaaggcaCAGCGCAGTTGGAAGAGATCCAGGCTGCCTGTGCGAGTGCCTTCCATCAAAATACAATCGCCCACAGCAGAGAGTCTTGGCAGCCTGTTTGAGCCAGAGACACCAGCAGATGAGTACATCATGCCAGAAGAAAGCAAGCGCAAGGTGGATTCACTGGCAGCTAGGATTCAGATATTGATTGACCCTGTATGTTCAGATGATAAGGATGATGGTGAGAGAGATGAAAGGTCTAACTTGGTCATTCAGGACAATGAGGAAACTAATGGAGAGGTGCTGGAGGAGAAGACATATGAGCCTTCAAATCACCTAACACATGATGAGCCTGCCAGGGAGAAAGAAATCATTCAGGGAACCGACTCTGCTGTTTACTCAG AGGAAGACGCGGATCCGTCTCCCGTTGCCAAGGCTCTGGCACGAGCTAATAGCATTAATCTTGCAAAGAGCATGGTGAACATTTATACAACCACCGAGA CCTACAACAAGCCTCCAGTGATAACCCAGCAACTTCTTGAGCCTGAGAGAGCCAAAGAGCTGAGCCGATCCACTCCAGTCCTTCTGTCTGAG ACTGAATCGGACACGGCTTCAGAAATCAGCTTTCAGTTTAACAGGCACAAAAAGACTCCCAGCATTGGCAGCCACTCCTCCGACATGGCCTCAGTCTCCTCG GTGAGTGGTAGTGTGCTAAGTGTGTACAGTGGTGATTTTGGGAGTGTGGATGCCCAAGGGATGGTGCAGTTTGCTCTGGATTACGATGAGAAAAACCGAGAATTCCAGATCTTCGTTTCCCAGTGCCAGGACCTGGCTGTCGTGGATGACAAGAAAGGCAGATCTGACCC GTATGTCAAGACTTATCTTCTCCCCGATAAAGCTAGAATGGGCAAGAGGAAAACTTCAGTGAAGAAGCGAACAGTGAATCCCATTTACAATGAAGTGTTAAGG TATAAAATAGAGAAGATGGTCCTGCTGATCCAAAAATTGAATCTTTCCGTGTGGCACAATGACCCGTTGGGGCGTAACAGCTTCTTGGGAGAGATTGAAATAGACCTAGCTAGCTGGGACTGGAGCAACAAGAAACTCAACTGGTACACATTGAAGCCACGG AGCCTTTCTGCCAGTAACGGCGTGGATCATCGAGGAGTGATGAATCTTTCTATTAAATACGTCCCACCTGGAAGCTTAG CAGGTACAAAGAATCCCCCATCTGGAGAAGTTCATATCTGGGTCAAAGATGCTAAGGACCTTCCCCAGTTACGTCCTTCTGGAGTTGACTCCTTCGTGAAATG cTATGTGCTTCCGGACACCAGTAAGAAGAGCTACCAGAAGACCAGAGTTATAAAGAGAGACACAAACCCTCTTTTTAATCACACCATTGTATATGATGGGTTCCACACAGAGGACCTAAAAGACGCTTGTGTTGAATTGACTGTGTGGGACCATGAAAAGCTGACCAATCATTTCCTTGGAGGGATTAGGTTAGGCCTTGGGACAG GGTCTAGCTATGGCATCCCAGTGGACTGGATGGATTCCACGCAGGAGGAGGTGGCCTTTTGGCAGGAAATGATGTCCGCTTCCAATGAATGGATAGAAGGGTCATTGCCACTGAGGTCactggcagggagaagaaagttGAAATAA